ttttgttgcgtactgcgCACCACgataggccattggagtgaatgggccgcgcaaatatgtggtgaatgtgcaggaagcCTGTGtttcgctgcatatttgcgcaccatctcagtgggcccatctgcgttcttttttgcttgcccaaatatgcaggcataagcgattttcgattgcgcaaatacgcagcgtatttgtgcgaccgaaatgcaattacgtccgtgtgaacgagcaacaatagtgacccctacagtggccccagtaaaaatagtgaccccctatagtggtcacagtaataatagtaactctcatagtggccccagtaaaaatattgaccccccacagtggccccagtagtaacagggtaccccacagtggccccagtagtaacagggtaccccacagtggccccagtagtaacagggtaccccatagtggccccagtagtaacagggtaccccatagtggccccagtagtaacagggtaccccacagtggccccagtactaacagggtaccgcacagtggccccagtaggaacagggtaccgcacagtggccccagtaggaacagggtaccgcacagtggccccagtaggaacagggtaccgcacagtggccccagtagtaacagggtaccccacagtggccccagtagtaacagggtaccccacagccccagtagtaatagcgacccccacagtaatattaacccccaccaccaatattaaccccctcccagcagcaatattaaccctccccaacccggcagcaatattaaccccgtgccagcaacaatattaacccctcccagcagcaatattagccccctcaacccccccccccctacccaaacacaccagcaatattaaccccctcacccccggcagcaatcagcaatattaacctcctcccagcaacaacaatattaaccccccagcagcaatattaacttccccagccatatgcttacctcctccttgctgtcagcgccactcCTCCTCGGATCGCGCTGAACCCGggtggcatattaactttttccacaagacttctgcactattgagcaattccagcaacctgattggttgtttggtgaatcagcgaatccaaacaaccaatccctgtgaatcagccaacccagacaaccaatcacgttgctggaattgctgaatagtgcagaagtcttgtggaaaaagttcatatgcgcccgggtgcacggcacgcttcctccctgagtcctctcctgcggaactgaagagcaggggggaaGGATTCCGGATGCACACTGATATCAGAGTGTGCGCCgagatcagcgctgtcagtgtgattaccagtggggagctgcggcaccccagctggtaatcactacagtggtgagcggcgtcggcatgccgcgggccacataacatgaggcagcgggccggattcggcccgcgggccttgtgtttgacacatgtgcattAGAACATATAGTTGGGTTTGCTTCATGGGTACATCACATTTACATTTTGTCCTGAACAGGCTGCAACAAATCACCTTATTTAGTTCAACTAGCCGCTGGCCGTTACCAACTTTGCTACCTGTAGTCTAGACCTAGACCAGCCCATAGAGGTTGTGTCTCTACACACGAGTCTCCCAACATCATAGACATCACACTAACAGAGACAATTCCTTAAAGGTCTCTCTCAGCCTCAAACATCAACACTACTCTTATGGTGTCAGGTACCTTGCTTGTTCCCTTACATAAATCATAACACATTGTGTATGATGGGTAGTACCAGCAATACCAGTTTCTCATATAGCTCAACTGGTCCCAACATACTTCACACAGTCCTTTAGAACCTAATAGTTCTCTGCGTCTCTCAGCTTTCGGTAACTGTTTTAATGAAAAGTCAGTTCCCAGGAGTACAAGCACCTTTAATCATCACCCTGTAAGCAGGCCTGATAACtaccgtgtttctccgaaaataagacagcgtcttatattaatttttgttcaaaaagctttaacttttttacatgtatagctgcctggacactatttaaattgacttttttaattaactgttagtagggcttaattttggagtagggcttatatttcaagcatcctcaaaaagcatgaaaaatcattttgcatcctcaaaaattcaggaaaatcatgctatgtcttattttcagggtatgtcttattttcagggaaacagggtatctattGTCCTTTCATGATATGCACACTGGTTTTTAACCAGACCTTCCTCACTTACAACACGATGGCAGGAGATTTGACCTTATCCACTGCTCCATATCACAGTTTCCGACCGGGAGTCCATAGAAGTCTACTTTCGGCCCCTGGTCATCAGGGCTCTTTTGTCATATATATTCAGGTCTCATTCATCACGCCCTTTCAGTGGTCTGTCTTTGGTCCCAGTCATCATGTACTTTTCGCCATCTCAGCACTCTCCTACACTGCTACTCCAGACTGGGAACAATGCCGCTCTCCACACACAGTGGCTGCCGCCATGTCACAAGTTTCTGATGACACAAGCCTGTTGGGACGAACGATTATAGCAGCGACCGTTTGTCCCCGTCCCCCATAAGGTAATTCCCCTATATCCTGGCCAttgcttttatatatatttttttgccattttctttttaaatgtgcAATCACTCCTCAACAGGGTCATGTGGATCTGGCCATATAAAGCATTGTTTCTGGAACTTAGGTTTTGGAGTTGATACCTAGAGCTTGCCTGTTGttatatacagatagatatattATTACAGTACAGATCATTATATtgtcataatggagtttttcatttgATTACAGTTCACATCTGCAACATATATGGGGACACAGAAACGCACACCGCACTGGATCTCAGGTACTGTTTGCAGATACTATAGTCAGGATATAGTGCATATATATGTCCTCTATGAGGGTTGCATGTAATACCGTAGTCACAAGTAAGAGTCAAatagcttatttttttttagttaaacGCATCTAGGAGAGAAATTACAATCCCTTCCCGTCCAGCACCGTTCATTTTTGTTGCTGGAGGGACTATGTGAACTTGTATAGCACAGAGTACTCTGCGATTGACAGCCGCACTGCTGCTAGCATTGGAGAAGACTTGGATCCCAGCCATTTTACCCTTTAGATATCAGGCTCAATAGTAGTTGCGTGAACCGAAGAGTGTTAACAAGGGGAGTGTTAAGTTCTGGTGAACCCCAGCACTTACCGCCATTTCTGGTTTACTAGTGTAAGCCTGGAGCAATTGGAGAAAACCACTGCATAATTTTCATTAAACCAATGTCCCATATTATAGGTAAGGCAAATGGGCATTTTCTTATAAGAACGTGAACAGTAGAGAACACTTTTCATTCTTGTGACCGACTGCTTTCTCCCTGTCAGTGGGGAGAATTTGTGAAGAACTTTGTGCCAGTTTTACAAAGTAGAAAAGTCAGAAATTATGGTACATTTTTCAGAATTGTTACCATTATGTTACTTATTTTCAAGGGATGCCTACAGGCAGAGCAGCACAATGTAGTTTAGATATCTGTAGATGAGAGCACATGGCAAATGTTAAAAGGCGCATGATACATGTGCACACAGGTTGGGGTCCATAAATTTGCAGTTTGGTAAATAGTGCAAACTTTGTCTCACCAAGACAACCCCCTTCCATATACCCTATTAAGGGATGTGAACATCATAGAGGGATGTCCCAACTTAGCACCCCCTATCTATGAGCCAAAATGGAGAGCCAATAAGTATTAGCAGGACCCAATTTTATGGACCTGGCCAGTCCTTGTATTACATGGATTAACGAAAATGGCTGAAACGTAATACTACAGATGCGCACGACTTCCCTGCGCCATAACAGCTGAAGGTTTGTTTCAGTAGCTGGGCCTGCAGCTAGTGGAGGTTGCAAAAACTGAAAATTTTACTTTTGCCTTAGGccacacgttttttttcatgttatACCTGCCAGCTCTTTTGCAGTGAACTGGAGGGCAAAGAAGGAACTATACATTAAATAATATTTAATTATCCTTTATTATCCAAACAGCCCAACAGAGAGACGCTTTGCTGTTTTTTCTCTCACTGTATCCTCCGATGGTCGTGAAGTGCTTGGTGGGTGAGTAAAAGATTTTATTTGAAAGCACAAGAGTTAATATTGATGCAGTTTAATAGGAAATATATCTGTTGTATGCTGTTTATTTGTGGGTAGCAGAGGTCtgtaaaaaatttgaaaaatatttGTCTGAGTTGAAGTTAACTCATtgagcatcttaaaggggttgtccagatctaAATGACTGGGGACCTATCCtcagaaaaggtcatcaatagctgattggcgggAATCTGCTGAGTGGGACCCGCtctaatcagctgttttctgggccaTGCACATCTACGCAGAGCTGTTTTCTGCCGAAAGCACATAGCTCCATATTCACTGGTGGCctagcatggtattgcaggcacatttcccattcacatcaatgggaacTGTGTCTGCAATACCATGCTGTGCCACTGCAGTGTATATAGGGGTTTGTGCTTCCAGCTCCATACACTGACGGAGTGGCCCAGCAAATTCCTGGTTGGCGGACCTCCACCGATTAGCTATTGATATCCTATCCTGAGCTGGAAAATCCTTATAAAAGTCTTAATATCAAGATATATAAAAAGAACACTTATTTTGGAGAACATGATGTAGAGTTTATACAGATCATGTATCATTCTGTCCACAGAGCCAATGatagatgtgtgtatgtgtacgaCCTAGAACAGAACCGTCGAATACTGAAGGTACAGCAGCACAATTTCTGACTTGCACACAATTTCTTTATGATCCTTTTATCTAACATTCCCCTTTATACATAGCAAAACCCAAAATGTTTCCCCAATTACCGCTTTCCACCCCTACGTCCCAGATTTTGTCCTCCCTCATGTTTTTACCTTGATAAATGtagtgctctgatttctttttgCTACATTATCCAAGTCTTTCTGCACCATTTGTCTTTTCTCCTTCCGCCTAGATTACCTCCCATGAGGATGATGTGAATGCCGTTTCCTTTGCTGATGATAGCTGTCACATCTTGTACTCTGGGGGTGACGATGCTTTGTGTAAAGTATGGGATCGTCGCACAATGCGTGAGGATGATGCCAAACCAGTGGGCGTGCTGGCCGGACATCAGGATGGGATCACATTCATTCACAGCAAGGTGAAAACAATGAAGTCAGGGTATCATGTGTTCCTTTGATTCTGTCATTCAGACTTTTACTGTGATCtgtcttattttattattttgcattACCTTTTAACTTCAGAAATATTTCTTTTGATCTCAGGTTTCTCCctgattttctttctttctgctttttttcgcCAGATTCTCACCTGTACATGCCTTTCCTGGTATCCTATTTTTGATTGAACTTGTGCCAGTGTTACTTGTTTCATCATGTCTCCATCTTCATTTGGCTTTTTGAACTTTGGCAGATTTTATTCTTTCATAATAAAATAATTTCTTTATATCCCAGGGTGATGCACGATATCTGCTTTCTAACTCAAAAGATCAGAGCATTAAGCTTTGGGACATAAGACGATTTTCAGGTCCAGAGGGGCTTGAGGCCTCACGTAGAGCAATCACCCAGCAGAACTGGGATTACAGATGGCAGCAGGTGCCCAAGAAAGGTGAATTACCCTTTTCAGTTAAAACCTAAAGTGTTTTGTGTATATATTGTTTTGCCTTTTATATTTTTAGTTTATTCCTTTGTATGTCTTCCAGCTCTCAGGAAAAAGCGCCTTCCCGGGGACACATCTCTGATGACTTATCGGGGCCATGGTGTCCTCCACACATTGATCAGGTGTCGCTTCTCTCCTGCATACAGCACTGGCCAGCAGTATGTGTACAGCGGGTGCTCAACTGGCCGAGTCGTGAGTAAGTAAATGGATTAATCTTGCAGGATTTTTGTAATATAATAAGCAAAGAACACCTATATTTTGGAGGTAATGTCCATACACGCTCCACATAAATTTACTATCCAGTCTTCCTAGTGGTCACCATTACGGTCAGCACAGTGATAACGAAATTGTCAAAACAAACTCTTTTCTCCTACAGATAAAAGCAGAGTAGAATTTTATTTAGCATAGGAAGTTACAAATTTAAAGTATAAGAAGGTGAACATCCGAGATCTCATTATCAGGTTAAAGGCTGCCATATTTAAactataatgaaaaaagtttggaatTCCGTTTCTGCCCGACTGGCATTGGGAAGCTTCTTACTGAACTTGTCCCACACTTGCACATAATAAAttatcagtttaaaaaaaaaatgtttagtctAGAATCGAATGTCCTTGTCTCGGCTTTTTTGATAAAATGTATCTCTTTGGAGACAGGACTTGCAAGAGTTACAGCAGTTTACATTCCAAGAAagtacattttgtttttgcacatacgAAAAACAGTACAAAGGGCATCACAGGGACCAGTATATGATATTGGCAAATTGATTAAATCGATGTAGTAAAATCTataataattatttttaattaGCAATAGACTTTTGAATTCCAGGTTTAAATCAACCAGATGTCATAAGTGACACACAATTGACCAttgttatatataaatatatgctgtAGTACACTAAAGCtgaggatgctgaaaaaaaacaattaaaaattaaTACTCGACTAGCAGCTGCTGTCAGGGTCCCAGCCGCTGAACTCTAGCGCTGcttcgggcttcccctgcactgacagatgatctattgctgtaagcgaggtttgagaaccccacttCCAGCattagattgctgtgattggttttcagcgctggctcgatgcccaatcacagcaatctattgctggaggtggggttctcaaacctcgcttacagcaatagatcatctgtcagtgcaggggaagcccggagcaGCGGCTGTGACCCAGGCGGCAGCTGCTAGgggagtatttcttttttttttttttccatctagtgtagctaggactgattttcagggtagggcttaaattGCACGCCCTCCCCCCCGAAAATCGGTGTGCGGGTAACGCTGTCAAAAACacggcagtgctgaaaccgctgcccattcatttcaaggggtgacgcagggctgaaaacgtccaaagatagaacatgcatcgctgtcaaagcgtaGCGTTGGAAacgctgcgttttgacgcttatgtgagcagttccattgaaatgaatgggagtgttgtacagcgtttagcgcagcattaaaaacacagcgctaaacgctgtacaaaaatgcctgtgtgagggaggcctaagtgttGCAGTAGAAAGTCAGCGCATTAGAAGGTAAAAAGGTAATTTAACGGTCATTCAAGTTTTAAAAGGGTTATTCCAAGACttaaacttatcccctatccacaaatGATAAGTAATGGTGGATCAGTAGGGATCTGATCACTGCAGCTGACGCCAATTACGAGAATGGGGGGTCCCCTATCTCCCCCTCTTGCCCGTATAAATAAAGCACCAATCAAAGACACGCACTGTCACTCCATTTATCTCAATGGGTCCTTCTAGAGTTTGCTGACTTCTGTACTTGGCTTCTCCTCTGCAGTCTCATTGAgctgaatggagcggcagcacaTATCTTCGACTGCTGCATgtttaaggcctctctcacacaggctttttttacAGCGCTGCACTAAgcgtccattcatttcaatgcggcttctcagacaagcgttttagGGCAACGTTTATAACGTGAGCTAAAACCAaagctgtatgttctatttttgggcattgCAGCGCGTTTTTGACGCCctgcattgcccattgaaatgaatgccacAGGGAGGGGGACTGGGGGGAAATGGTGATATCATTGATTGGACCGCGTTGTTACTGCATAAAATATGCATAAAAAGgcaaatgctgcgtttttcaaatACTTGTGTGAGAGTGCCCTAAATCCTGGAATAGGGCACCAGTGCCAAGTTATTCCAGGACATTAGAAACAGCCTTATTCTCTctcttatcgttttttttttcccctaatcaaATATCTTTTTGTTTTCTCAGTTTACGACTTGTTATCAGGTCAGATAGTGAAGAAATTGGCCGGTCACAAAGCGTGTGTGCGGGACATTAGCTGGCATCCATGTGACAATAGGCTCGTGAGCAGCTCTGTGAGTATTAACAAATGCATGCAGGGTAATGGATGCAGCAATGTAATGCTAGTGGTAAAGAACTTGTGATCCCCGTCTGAATACATTTTGCCTACATTTTGTGCTGTTTTAAGGAAATCATGTatatgaattaaccctttccaatccactgtctgacgtctgaagacattatcatttaaggctgtacagctccaatgttggaagacgtccgtcggggttctcttactgtatattgcgagcctctctgctgtcggagcctgtctaacatgtcacctcatgcagtactggctttagccagcatatagcgccgttgtataatggcagaaaaagagtaagccccctaggaaaaccaggatagaaattggattggaaaggattaatgacTGAAACAGTTATTCTCATTAAGAGAGTATATGAAGTTAGATAATTTAAAGGGGCTTTTTGGGTTACATAAAGCGGTCCCCCAGTGTGAGGTTATGTTCACGAATTGACGGATATGCTTCAGAAACTGCACAGCATATTACAGTAGCTGCATAGTGAATGAGATCTAGAATAATTCAGTACATGTTGTTGAAGAAGTCTACACAGTTGATTGCccgctgctgcagattttaaatccacagaatgtcaatttatgctgcagattttcagtgcgAATTTCGTCTCTTCAATCGAGGGGGTGAAATCTGTGTGTTaaatgcagattttagtgcagaaccacaccaaaatctgcagcagagttTCTCATGTAGAAAACTCATAGGAGTAAGCATGGCCTTaaagtacaagcacttggctcttaaattctttaaccccttaaggaccaagcatggtaaatttacagcacttggtcctgggctttaatccctgccgaTGGTAGAAATACGGCGCgggagcctctgctcctgcaatcaagcggGAGCAATTCAAGtccccagctgtcagtcacagcagaAGACCCCGGGAGgagtttctgccttctcctttcccgggtacatagcGCTGAAAGAGTGCTATTTACTAAACTGTGGAAGTATGATGATAGCGCTCACCACTGGGTGCCCTTGTCATAGCAGAACTGCGGGTTTCTAGCagatcatctctattagtgattattgtcactacagggaaatGCTTTCCCCTATAATGGGCTtctgtggatgccccagctacagtgggaaaatgtgaaattacaaaaaaaaaaaaaaaaaaagacaatgtgaatgacacccagaggtcttatatgatatcatggtggtcatagatggtaaaaaaaaatagttacaaaaatgagttaaaaaaaataaaaaatgataaaacaaaaatatataccaatacataaaaaagaaaatgacccagagccgacgccaaccaaaactgtcaccgtatgcgccctgtaatccaaaactatgcatattatatatcaaaatgtccaaaacaaaataaggaacccattctCATTCCTTATTTTATGGAGTAAAACGGGAaaagaagtcagtgaaaaaaaatagccctacacctcacggaaaaaaaaaagcagcaaaaagttttggtagctgaaggaaaaaaatagggcagtaaaaccaccacatgggtaaaatccctaaaaagtgcctggtcctttaggggttatgCGGTCCTTACTGTTTACATAAAGAATGTGATGAAGTAGCATGTGTGCTGAATACAGCAGCTCCTCGCCAAGACTTCACGGTAGATATAATTTCACCGTTATTGTCAGGTGAGACAACATCAGATAGATGTCACGTCCCCATGTGTTTACAGAGAGGAGTGCGATGTGACAACACATGAGCACTGCAGAGTTATTACAAGGTCTTTCATTTCTGCATTGGGTCCAATTCTGAATTCTGAAACCCCTTTATGCAACTTAGCAGTTCTTTATCAGTTGTCAGAGTACCTGAAATTGACAATACCTTTAGTAAACCACATGGctgctggttagagatgagcgggtatactcgctaaaggcaattgctcgagcgagcattgcctttagcgagtacctgcccgctcgagacaaaaggttcgggtgccggcggcgggcagggagctgcgggggagagcgggatggaacggaggggagatctctctcccccacgctccctcctgctgactgctgctactcaccgctcccctgcgccgccacccgaaccttcagtctcgagcgggggagatactcgctaagggcaatgctcgctcgagcaattgcctttagcgagtatactcgctcatctctaatgctggtaTATTTAGCTACACCCAGAGCCCAAGGAATACAAGAAGTGTTTAGTTGATTATGGCATGTTACTGTTCATATTGACATTATATTATGGAGTTCTGGAACATTGACCATCTCAGGATTACTATAAATGATTTATTCTCTGATCTCTTCTTTTCTTCTCAGTGGGACGGTACCGTTTGTGTCTGGGATCACCGCCAGTCTGAATTCTATGCAGAGGATCTGTGCACCCTACAACTTGAGTCTGCAGGCAGCCCTGCtagcagttcctgctcctggtagCCAACTGCAACGACCACTAACTTGCTATGTGGGAAATAAAAGCTAGACAGGACATCAAATGATTTATGCTTAGTATATTTAGTCTGATGAATGTAAAGGTATGAAGAATGAATTTCTTCTTCTGATTTATGATAACGAAGTACTGCTGCAGCTTTCTGACTGAGTTAGTGGTAAGCATCAGAGTTGGTGCTGGGAT
This region of Eleutherodactylus coqui strain aEleCoq1 chromosome 5, aEleCoq1.hap1, whole genome shotgun sequence genomic DNA includes:
- the DCAF11 gene encoding DDB1- and CUL4-associated factor 11 isoform X1, which encodes MPPACRREWRMGTRSSSSAGGGGASGNSPRGSRNNSGSRGLQDDDDEENVDLAQVLAYLLRRGQVRLVQGGGPASLHLVQSLSDSDDENDSAWEGCLGDRYNPPVDPTPDTAVLDQSQIRTQVLLATGRLGAHREQNITRQLLSRERGGCSFSHGVRCRVASHFLPNHVYSMDTYTQKAFCGVYSVDGGIFMSACQDQNIRLYDCRYGSFKKFRTIKARDVGWSVLDVAFTPDGEHFLYSSWSDYIHICNIYGDTETHTALDLSPTERRFAVFSLTVSSDGREVLGGANDRCVYVYDLEQNRRILKITSHEDDVNAVSFADDSCHILYSGGDDALCKVWDRRTMREDDAKPVGVLAGHQDGITFIHSKGDARYLLSNSKDQSIKLWDIRRFSGPEGLEASRRAITQQNWDYRWQQVPKKALRKKRLPGDTSLMTYRGHGVLHTLIRCRFSPAYSTGQQYVYSGCSTGRVVIYDLLSGQIVKKLAGHKACVRDISWHPCDNRLVSSSWDGTVCVWDHRQSEFYAEDLCTLQLESAGSPASSSCSW
- the DCAF11 gene encoding DDB1- and CUL4-associated factor 11 isoform X3, which encodes MMTTRRTLTWRRGQVRLVQGGGPASLHLVQSLSDSDDENDSAWEGCLGDRYNPPVDPTPDTAVLDQSQIRTQVLLATGRLGAHREQNITRQLLSRERGGCSFSHGVRCRVASHFLPNHVYSMDTYTQKAFCGVYSVDGGIFMSACQDQNIRLYDCRYGSFKKFRTIKARDVGWSVLDVAFTPDGEHFLYSSWSDYIHICNIYGDTETHTALDLSPTERRFAVFSLTVSSDGREVLGGANDRCVYVYDLEQNRRILKITSHEDDVNAVSFADDSCHILYSGGDDALCKVWDRRTMREDDAKPVGVLAGHQDGITFIHSKGDARYLLSNSKDQSIKLWDIRRFSGPEGLEASRRAITQQNWDYRWQQVPKKALRKKRLPGDTSLMTYRGHGVLHTLIRCRFSPAYSTGQQYVYSGCSTGRVVIYDLLSGQIVKKLAGHKACVRDISWHPCDNRLVSSSWDGTVCVWDHRQSEFYAEDLCTLQLESAGSPASSSCSW
- the DCAF11 gene encoding DDB1- and CUL4-associated factor 11 isoform X2, giving the protein MGTRSSSSAGGGGASGNSPRGSRNNSGSRGLQDDDDEENVDLAQVLAYLLRRGQVRLVQGGGPASLHLVQSLSDSDDENDSAWEGCLGDRYNPPVDPTPDTAVLDQSQIRTQVLLATGRLGAHREQNITRQLLSRERGGCSFSHGVRCRVASHFLPNHVYSMDTYTQKAFCGVYSVDGGIFMSACQDQNIRLYDCRYGSFKKFRTIKARDVGWSVLDVAFTPDGEHFLYSSWSDYIHICNIYGDTETHTALDLSPTERRFAVFSLTVSSDGREVLGGANDRCVYVYDLEQNRRILKITSHEDDVNAVSFADDSCHILYSGGDDALCKVWDRRTMREDDAKPVGVLAGHQDGITFIHSKGDARYLLSNSKDQSIKLWDIRRFSGPEGLEASRRAITQQNWDYRWQQVPKKALRKKRLPGDTSLMTYRGHGVLHTLIRCRFSPAYSTGQQYVYSGCSTGRVVIYDLLSGQIVKKLAGHKACVRDISWHPCDNRLVSSSWDGTVCVWDHRQSEFYAEDLCTLQLESAGSPASSSCSW